A single region of the Paramicrobacterium fandaimingii genome encodes:
- the ybaK gene encoding Cys-tRNA(Pro) deacylase, translating to MAKSNASGTGGTPATASLTASDVPFTLHRYEHDSTVTDFGAEAARKLDVAAERIFKTLVVDAGGQLAVAVIPVNSRMQLSAVASALGVKRVRLADPAVAQRKTGYVVGGISPLGQKSPLPTVIDESCLEHPTVFVSGGRRGLDIEIDPAALLALTRGKAAQLTSS from the coding sequence ATGGCGAAATCGAATGCGTCGGGAACGGGCGGAACCCCGGCAACAGCTTCGCTCACGGCGAGCGACGTGCCGTTCACTCTGCACAGATACGAGCACGATTCCACCGTGACCGATTTTGGTGCAGAGGCGGCGAGAAAGCTCGATGTCGCGGCCGAGCGCATCTTCAAGACCCTCGTCGTTGATGCAGGCGGCCAACTCGCAGTTGCCGTCATTCCCGTGAACTCCCGCATGCAGCTCTCCGCTGTTGCCTCAGCCCTCGGTGTCAAGCGAGTACGGCTCGCCGATCCGGCGGTCGCACAGCGAAAAACGGGCTACGTCGTGGGCGGGATCAGCCCGCTCGGCCAGAAGAGCCCTCTGCCGACGGTCATCGACGAGTCCTGTCTCGAGCACCCCACCGTGTTTGTCTCGGGAGGGCGCCGCGGCCTCGATATTGAGATCGACCCGGCTGCCCTCCTCGCGCTCACACGCGGAAAGGCGGCACAGCTCACCTCGAGCTGA
- a CDS encoding cysteine desulfurase family protein: MSVYLDHAATTPLRAESRAAYIDALDIVGNPASIHGVGQRAKQLLEESRETIARSLGCDSIEVILTSGGTEAINFALKGLFWSRNAEGARPIILAPGGEHHATIDTLEWLVAHDRADVRWLPLDEEGTLHADVFDAALVEAAGRCAVATVIYGNNEVGTVQPIDELSRVAARHGVPLHVDAVAAYGHVDIDVARLRAISGASGEAGLVALSVSAHKIGGPVGVGALYLSRGATVEPLLHGGGQQRNVRSGTQDVAGAIAFATAAELAASERADEAQRLTELRDVLIAGVRHAVPEVRVNGSRTHRLANNAHFSFPGCEGDSLLFLLDMAGVAVSTGSACQAGIPEPSHVLQAMGRDEREAHGALRVSLGRTTTRADIDAFLAALPEAHRQAKKAGLSDREVTRR; the protein is encoded by the coding sequence GTGAGCGTGTATCTCGATCATGCCGCAACGACCCCGTTGCGTGCGGAGTCGCGTGCTGCATACATTGACGCGCTCGACATCGTCGGCAATCCGGCATCCATTCACGGGGTCGGCCAGAGGGCAAAGCAGCTGCTCGAAGAGTCGCGAGAGACAATCGCCCGCTCGCTCGGCTGTGATTCGATCGAAGTGATCCTCACCTCCGGTGGCACAGAGGCGATCAACTTTGCGCTCAAGGGCCTGTTCTGGTCGCGCAATGCCGAAGGGGCGCGCCCGATCATTCTCGCGCCCGGCGGCGAGCACCACGCAACGATCGACACGCTCGAGTGGCTTGTCGCGCACGATCGAGCGGACGTTCGGTGGCTTCCGCTCGACGAGGAAGGGACCCTGCATGCCGATGTTTTCGATGCGGCACTCGTCGAGGCGGCGGGCCGGTGCGCGGTTGCCACGGTGATCTACGGGAACAACGAGGTTGGCACCGTGCAGCCGATCGATGAGCTCAGCCGGGTGGCCGCGCGTCACGGGGTTCCGCTTCACGTTGATGCCGTGGCGGCATACGGGCACGTGGACATCGACGTTGCACGGCTGCGAGCGATCAGCGGTGCATCCGGAGAAGCCGGGCTTGTTGCCCTGAGCGTGTCTGCACACAAGATCGGGGGGCCGGTGGGGGTCGGCGCTCTCTATCTTTCGCGGGGTGCGACGGTAGAGCCGCTTCTGCACGGGGGTGGACAGCAGCGGAACGTGCGGTCGGGAACCCAAGATGTCGCGGGGGCGATCGCCTTCGCAACGGCAGCGGAGCTGGCCGCGAGCGAGCGTGCTGACGAAGCGCAGCGGCTCACCGAACTGAGGGATGTGCTGATCGCCGGTGTTCGGCACGCGGTTCCCGAGGTGCGCGTGAACGGTTCGCGCACTCATCGACTGGCGAACAACGCTCACTTCTCGTTTCCCGGCTGCGAAGGAGATTCGCTGCTCTTTCTGCTTGACATGGCCGGAGTCGCGGTGTCGACAGGTTCTGCATGCCAGGCCGGGATTCCCGAGCCGTCGCATGTTCTGCAGGCGATGGGGCGCGATGAGCGCGAAGCTCATGGTGCTCTGCGAGTGAGTCTCGGCCGCACAACGACTCGGGCCGATATCGACGCATTTCTCGCCGCGCTTCCCGAGGCCCATCGGCAGGCGAAGAAGGCTGGGCTCTCTGACCGCGAGGTGACACGGCGCTGA
- the mnmA gene encoding tRNA 2-thiouridine(34) synthase MnmA, with protein MKVLAAMSGGVDSAVAAARAVDAGHEVVGVHLALSRMPGTLRTGSRGCCTIEDSMDAQRAANMIGIPYYVWDFSERFKEDVVDDFIAEYSAGRTPNPCLRCNEKIKFAALLEKALDLGFDAVCTGHYASIRYDADGNREMHRASAWAKDQSYVLGVLTADQLEHSLFPLGDTPSKDLVRAEAAERGFTVASKPDSHDICFIPDGDTRGWLAEHVGSESGEIRDREGNVVGNHEGAHAYTVGQRRGLNLGVPAPDGRPRFVLEVKPRSNEVIVGPKEALAIAEIAGSRYSWAGLPPQSAESEFSCAVQIRAHADPVPAVAVMEANGESGDLEVVVRPETPLDGVAPGQSAVLYVGTRVLGQFTIDRTVSAVPVGASV; from the coding sequence ATGAAAGTTCTCGCTGCTATGTCCGGAGGCGTCGACTCTGCAGTTGCGGCCGCTCGAGCCGTTGACGCAGGACACGAGGTCGTCGGTGTCCATTTGGCGCTCAGCCGCATGCCAGGCACGCTGCGCACGGGCAGTCGTGGGTGCTGCACCATCGAGGATTCGATGGACGCCCAGCGCGCCGCGAACATGATCGGCATTCCGTACTACGTGTGGGATTTCTCGGAGCGGTTCAAAGAAGACGTCGTTGACGACTTCATCGCAGAATATTCAGCAGGCCGCACGCCGAACCCGTGTTTGCGCTGCAACGAGAAGATCAAGTTTGCCGCGCTTCTCGAGAAGGCGCTCGACCTCGGATTCGATGCCGTCTGCACAGGGCACTACGCCAGCATCCGGTATGACGCCGACGGCAATCGCGAGATGCACAGGGCAAGCGCGTGGGCGAAAGACCAGTCGTATGTGCTCGGCGTGCTCACCGCCGACCAGCTTGAGCACTCACTCTTTCCGCTGGGAGATACGCCGTCGAAGGATCTCGTTCGCGCCGAGGCCGCTGAGCGCGGCTTCACCGTGGCGAGCAAGCCAGACAGCCACGACATCTGCTTCATCCCAGACGGAGATACCCGCGGGTGGCTCGCCGAGCACGTCGGATCGGAGTCGGGTGAAATCCGCGATCGCGAGGGAAACGTCGTTGGTAACCATGAGGGCGCGCACGCGTACACCGTCGGACAGCGGCGTGGTCTGAACCTCGGCGTTCCGGCGCCAGACGGTCGACCGCGATTCGTTCTCGAGGTGAAGCCGCGAAGCAACGAAGTGATCGTCGGGCCGAAGGAGGCGCTTGCGATCGCCGAGATTGCTGGGTCTCGATACAGCTGGGCGGGTCTTCCCCCGCAGAGCGCCGAGAGCGAGTTCTCGTGCGCTGTTCAGATTCGCGCACACGCAGACCCCGTTCCCGCTGTCGCGGTGATGGAAGCGAATGGTGAGTCCGGCGACCTCGAAGTCGTCGTGCGCCCCGAGACACCGCTTGACGGTGTCGCTCCCGGGCAGAGTGCCGTGCTGTACGTGGGAACGCGAGTGCTCGGACAGTTCACGATCGACCGTACGGTGAGCGCCGTTCCGGTCGGCGCGTCAGTGTGA
- a CDS encoding IclR family transcriptional regulator — translation MAQKGDPYRVESVDRAMHLLELLAERGTLSVTDASAELDVAASTAHRLLTTMTHRGFVEQGEKRLYHPGPKLTGQRTDGNQLRRIVRTMRPHLESLARRLDDTVHLVILTGPDVRFLDGIEGTQWLRVSLRIGSRTPAFATSGGKAILADLGDASLPALYPTGLPPWRNEKQATLDEFRRELTGVRQRGYAVNFGESDPDVVAVGVCIAREPSLALSVAVARDRFDENVEKTLARELLATAASIRSH, via the coding sequence GTGGCTCAGAAAGGCGACCCCTACCGGGTCGAATCAGTGGATCGGGCAATGCATCTGCTCGAGCTCCTTGCCGAGCGAGGAACTCTCAGTGTCACCGACGCCTCGGCAGAGCTTGACGTGGCCGCGTCGACGGCCCACCGTCTACTCACCACAATGACGCACCGCGGCTTCGTCGAGCAGGGTGAGAAGCGCCTCTATCACCCCGGCCCGAAGCTCACGGGTCAGCGAACGGACGGCAATCAGCTTCGCCGAATCGTGCGCACGATGCGCCCGCACCTCGAGTCGCTCGCCCGCCGTCTCGATGACACCGTTCACCTCGTCATTCTCACGGGGCCAGACGTACGCTTCCTCGACGGCATCGAGGGCACGCAATGGCTGCGCGTCAGCCTTCGCATCGGGTCACGAACTCCGGCTTTCGCCACGTCGGGAGGCAAAGCGATTCTGGCCGACCTCGGCGACGCCTCGCTGCCCGCCCTCTACCCGACGGGACTGCCGCCGTGGCGCAATGAGAAGCAGGCGACGCTCGACGAATTTCGGCGAGAGCTCACCGGCGTGCGACAACGCGGATACGCCGTCAATTTCGGCGAGAGCGACCCCGACGTGGTTGCGGTCGGCGTCTGCATCGCGAGGGAGCCGTCGCTCGCGCTCTCCGTCGCGGTAGCCCGCGATCGATTTGACGAGAACGTCGAGAAGACACTCGCGCGGGAACTGCTGGCTACAGCAGCATCCATTCGGTCACACTGA
- the ligA gene encoding NAD-dependent DNA ligase LigA: protein MSVADRRLNSVTDASELSLDQAAEEARALTSRIIELRDAYYERDASLVSDHEYDEMMHRLEALERAYPELQGQDSPTQTVGGFAETTLFAPVIHAERMLSLDNVFSDEELREWTSRTERAAGRSIRYLSELKIDGLAVNLRYQNGRLVSAATRGDGVVGEDVTENVRYIPSIPRTLVGEGHPDLVEVRGEIFFPVDAFTALNERQQKAGEKVFANPRNAASGSLRQKSEAKTDAQRETMRDRLSRLQMLVHGIGAWPNPPVASQSDVYELLRGWGLPTSTHYRVFDDADGVVDFIHWYGENRGSVEHEIDGIVIKVDELALHDELGATSRAPRWATAFKYPPEQVNTRLLDIVVSVGRTGRATPYAVVEPVHVAGSTVSQATLHNQDVVKAKGVLIGDTVVLRKAGDVIPEILGPVVEARDGSEREFVMPRECPECGTPLKPAKEGDIDLRCPNARSCPAQVRGRVEHIGSRGALDIEGLGEVSASALTQPIEPSEPPLVTEAGLFDLTLADVFPIRTQVIDPETGRPRTDDEGKAKVVTPFARKRTKKDGGFDPESAEFSGDDGFVPSKSALELIENIERAKTKPLWRLLVALNIRHVGPVAARALADWFGSLDAIRKASRDELADVDGVGGIIADSLLAWFGVDWHRDIVTVWTDAGVQFSTPDHPGPGAAAKQGGVLAGLTVVATGSLEGFSRDGAKEAIISAGGKAAASVSKKTDFVAAGPGAGSKLGKAEELGLTILDAEQFARLVTEGPGFLADSDSDSDSDSDD from the coding sequence ATGTCGGTTGCGGATCGTAGACTGAATTCCGTGACTGACGCCAGCGAATTGAGTCTTGACCAGGCAGCAGAAGAAGCCCGCGCACTGACGTCGCGAATCATCGAGCTTCGCGATGCCTATTACGAGCGTGATGCGTCGCTCGTCTCTGACCACGAGTACGACGAGATGATGCACCGCCTCGAAGCGCTCGAGCGAGCGTACCCCGAGTTGCAGGGGCAGGACTCACCGACGCAGACTGTCGGCGGATTCGCAGAGACGACTCTGTTCGCTCCGGTGATTCATGCCGAGCGGATGCTCAGTCTCGACAACGTGTTCAGCGACGAGGAGTTGCGTGAGTGGACGTCGCGCACCGAACGCGCGGCGGGCCGCAGCATCCGGTACCTCTCTGAGCTGAAGATCGATGGTCTCGCCGTGAACCTGCGCTATCAGAACGGCCGTCTGGTCTCTGCCGCAACGCGTGGCGATGGGGTTGTCGGTGAAGACGTCACAGAGAACGTGCGGTACATTCCCTCCATTCCACGCACGCTCGTGGGGGAGGGGCATCCTGACCTCGTTGAGGTGCGGGGAGAGATCTTCTTTCCCGTCGACGCGTTCACTGCCCTGAACGAACGACAGCAAAAAGCCGGGGAGAAGGTGTTTGCGAACCCGCGCAACGCAGCGAGCGGGAGCCTGAGGCAGAAGTCGGAAGCCAAGACAGACGCGCAGCGCGAAACAATGAGAGACAGGCTCTCGCGCCTGCAGATGCTTGTTCATGGAATCGGCGCGTGGCCGAACCCGCCCGTTGCGAGCCAATCGGACGTCTACGAACTGCTCAGGGGATGGGGGCTTCCGACCTCGACGCACTATCGAGTGTTCGACGACGCAGACGGGGTTGTCGATTTCATTCACTGGTATGGAGAAAACCGGGGATCGGTCGAGCACGAGATTGACGGAATCGTCATCAAGGTCGACGAATTGGCGCTTCACGACGAACTCGGGGCGACAAGCAGAGCGCCCCGATGGGCGACAGCGTTCAAGTATCCGCCAGAACAGGTGAATACGCGGCTGCTCGACATCGTTGTGAGCGTCGGTCGCACCGGGAGGGCGACACCATATGCTGTCGTTGAACCCGTACATGTCGCCGGGTCGACGGTGAGCCAGGCAACGCTGCATAATCAAGACGTCGTGAAGGCCAAGGGAGTGCTGATCGGCGACACCGTCGTGCTGCGCAAGGCCGGCGACGTCATTCCGGAGATTCTCGGTCCGGTGGTTGAGGCGCGCGACGGCAGCGAACGTGAATTCGTCATGCCGAGAGAGTGCCCGGAGTGCGGGACGCCGCTGAAGCCGGCGAAGGAGGGCGACATCGATCTGCGCTGCCCGAACGCGCGCTCGTGCCCGGCGCAGGTTCGTGGACGTGTGGAGCACATCGGCAGCAGAGGAGCCCTCGACATCGAGGGGCTCGGGGAAGTGAGCGCATCCGCACTGACGCAGCCGATCGAACCGTCAGAGCCTCCGCTCGTGACGGAGGCCGGCCTCTTCGACCTCACTCTCGCCGATGTGTTTCCGATTCGCACGCAGGTGATCGATCCCGAAACCGGGCGGCCGCGAACAGATGACGAGGGAAAGGCGAAGGTCGTCACGCCGTTTGCCCGCAAGCGCACGAAGAAAGACGGTGGGTTCGATCCTGAATCCGCCGAGTTCTCCGGCGACGACGGCTTCGTTCCGTCGAAGAGTGCTCTCGAGCTCATCGAGAACATCGAGCGGGCAAAGACAAAACCGCTCTGGCGGCTGCTTGTTGCGCTCAACATTCGCCATGTCGGGCCCGTCGCCGCGCGAGCGCTTGCCGACTGGTTCGGCTCGCTCGACGCAATCAGAAAGGCGTCTCGCGATGAGCTGGCCGATGTCGACGGCGTCGGCGGCATCATCGCTGACTCGCTCCTCGCCTGGTTCGGCGTGGACTGGCATCGCGACATCGTGACGGTCTGGACCGATGCCGGAGTGCAGTTTTCGACCCCGGATCACCCGGGGCCGGGGGCAGCAGCCAAACAGGGCGGCGTGCTTGCCGGTCTGACGGTGGTGGCGACGGGGTCGCTCGAGGGATTCTCCCGAGACGGCGCGAAAGAGGCGATCATCAGCGCCGGGGGAAAGGCAGCAGCGAGCGTATCGAAGAAGACGGACTTCGTCGCCGCAGGGCCCGGGGCCGGCTCGAAGCTCGGCAAAGCCGAAGAGCTCGGTCTGACAATTCTCGACGCCGAGCAGTTCGCTCGCCTCGTGACGGAGGGGCCCGGCTTTCTCGCCGACTCAGACTCAGACTCAGACTCAGACTCAGACGATTAG
- a CDS encoding long-chain-fatty-acid--CoA ligase has translation MTPEDAPWLHSYAPNVPHTIDDVTGSLGDIVAESARSYPDAPALEFFGVETTYSELDDAVARAAEGLRRRGVARGDRVAIVLPNCPQHIVAFYAVLRLGAIVVEHNPLYTARELRHQFEDHGATTAIVWNNVVDTVKDFPRDVAVSTLISVDVARALPTGMRLALKLPLKKARESRRALTTPVSGTIRWERLTVSERLADDHPVPSKDDVAVIQYTSGTTGAPKGAVLTHANLLANAAQARAWVPTISRGECVVYAVLPMFHAYGLTLCLTFAMSMGARLVLFPKFEPDLVLKVMRKHPPTFFPAVPPIAERLLSAAKDKGISLTGTEICISGAMPLSQDLVEPWEEATNGYLIEGYGLSECSPVLIANPISPGRKAGTVGLPLPNTEIRVVDPKNPSADVERGEPGELMVRGPQVFSGYFNKPDETAAVFTDDGWFRTGDIVTLDDDGFVTVVDRIKELIITGGFNVSPSEVENALCSHPSVDEAAVVGMPSEHSGEDVVAAVTAAPGATIDPEKLRAFARDILTPYKVPRRIVQVDELPKSLIGKVLRKDVRESLLDA, from the coding sequence GTGACTCCCGAAGACGCCCCGTGGCTGCACAGCTACGCACCAAACGTTCCGCACACGATCGACGACGTGACGGGATCGCTCGGCGACATCGTCGCAGAGTCCGCCCGCTCGTATCCGGATGCTCCCGCTCTGGAGTTCTTCGGCGTCGAAACGACGTACTCCGAGCTCGACGATGCTGTTGCTCGTGCCGCCGAGGGACTGCGCCGTCGCGGCGTTGCCCGCGGCGACCGCGTGGCGATCGTTCTCCCCAACTGTCCGCAGCACATCGTCGCGTTCTATGCCGTGCTGCGACTCGGCGCCATCGTCGTCGAGCACAATCCGCTGTATACGGCGCGCGAACTGCGGCATCAGTTCGAAGACCACGGCGCCACAACGGCGATCGTCTGGAACAACGTCGTCGACACCGTCAAGGATTTCCCCCGTGATGTCGCGGTGAGTACGCTCATATCCGTCGATGTTGCGCGCGCACTTCCCACCGGAATGCGACTGGCGCTGAAGCTGCCGCTGAAGAAGGCCCGAGAGTCGCGGCGCGCGCTCACGACACCCGTGAGCGGCACGATTCGGTGGGAGCGGCTGACCGTCTCGGAACGGCTGGCAGACGACCACCCGGTCCCGTCGAAAGACGACGTCGCCGTGATTCAGTACACGAGCGGCACAACCGGAGCCCCGAAGGGTGCCGTGCTCACCCACGCGAACCTCCTCGCGAACGCCGCCCAGGCTCGGGCGTGGGTCCCCACGATCTCTCGAGGCGAGTGCGTCGTCTACGCCGTTCTGCCGATGTTCCATGCCTACGGCCTGACGCTTTGCCTTACCTTCGCAATGAGCATGGGGGCACGGCTCGTGCTGTTCCCGAAGTTCGAGCCCGATTTGGTGCTCAAGGTCATGCGCAAGCATCCACCGACCTTCTTCCCCGCGGTTCCACCGATTGCAGAGAGATTGCTTTCCGCGGCGAAAGACAAGGGCATCTCCCTCACGGGAACGGAGATTTGCATCTCGGGGGCGATGCCGCTGTCGCAAGACCTCGTCGAGCCCTGGGAGGAAGCGACAAACGGCTACCTCATCGAGGGATACGGCCTCAGCGAATGCTCGCCCGTGCTCATCGCCAACCCGATATCACCGGGGCGCAAGGCAGGAACCGTCGGCCTTCCGCTTCCCAATACCGAGATTCGCGTTGTCGACCCGAAGAACCCGTCAGCCGATGTCGAGCGTGGAGAACCCGGCGAGCTCATGGTCCGAGGGCCACAAGTGTTCAGCGGCTACTTCAACAAACCAGACGAGACAGCTGCGGTGTTCACGGATGACGGCTGGTTTCGAACGGGCGATATCGTCACGCTCGATGACGATGGTTTCGTTACCGTGGTCGACCGCATCAAGGAACTCATCATCACCGGCGGGTTCAACGTGTCGCCGTCCGAAGTCGAAAATGCCCTCTGCTCGCACCCGAGCGTCGACGAGGCCGCCGTTGTGGGCATGCCGAGCGAGCATTCGGGCGAAGATGTCGTCGCGGCAGTCACCGCAGCGCCCGGCGCGACGATCGACCCCGAGAAGCTGAGAGCGTTCGCTCGCGACATCCTCACTCCATATAAGGTTCCACGCCGCATCGTTCAGGTCGATGAGCTGCCGAAATCGCTCATCGGCAAAGTGCTGCGAAAGGACGTGCGGGAGTCGCTTCTCGACGCGTGA
- the gatC gene encoding Asp-tRNA(Asn)/Glu-tRNA(Gln) amidotransferase subunit GatC gives MSEISEEQVAHLAGLARIALTDEEITNLTSELDQIVGSIAKVQEVATADVPATSHPIPLRNVYRPDVVGDTLTQKQALQNAPDDDGERFVVSAILGEEQ, from the coding sequence ATGTCTGAAATATCCGAGGAGCAGGTGGCGCACCTCGCGGGCCTCGCTCGAATCGCGCTCACTGACGAAGAGATCACGAATCTCACGTCAGAACTCGACCAAATTGTCGGCAGCATCGCCAAGGTGCAAGAAGTCGCGACAGCCGACGTGCCGGCGACGAGTCACCCGATTCCGCTGCGCAACGTGTATCGACCCGACGTGGTCGGCGACACCCTCACACAGAAGCAGGCGCTGCAGAACGCGCCAGACGACGACGGTGAGCGCTTTGTCGTCTCCGCGATTCTGGGGGAGGAGCAGTAG
- the gatA gene encoding Asp-tRNA(Asn)/Glu-tRNA(Gln) amidotransferase subunit GatA, with amino-acid sequence MSDITALSAAELSAKLSSGEVSSVEVTRAHLDRISAVDGDIHAFLHVSDHALDVAADIDARRAAGDELGPLAGVPLAIKDVLVTNDMPSTSGSRILEGYMSPFDATAVERSRAAGFVPLGKTNMDEFAMGSSTEHSAYGPTHNPWDLDRIPGGSGGGSAAAVAAFEAPLALGSDTGGSIRQPAHVTGTVGVKPTYGAVSRYGAIALASSLDQIGPVSRTVLDAGLMQDVIQGHDPRDSTSLPDAWPSMADAARAGARGEGVAGLKIGVISDLMGPGVQSGVATRFREALAVLEKNGAEIVEISAPHFEYAVAAYYLILPAEASSNLARFDSVRFGLRVTPDSGGTVEHVMAASREAGFGPEVKRRIILGTYALSAGYYDAYYGSAQKVRTLIQRDFESAFAQVDVLASPSAPTTAFKFGEKLDDPMAMYLNDVTTIPANLAGVPGISVPVGLAPEDGLPVGIQFMAPAREDARLYRAGASLEALLEAEWGHTLMSQAPQLGGKH; translated from the coding sequence GTGAGCGACATCACCGCACTGTCCGCCGCCGAGCTGTCGGCAAAGCTCTCGTCTGGCGAGGTCAGCTCGGTCGAGGTGACGCGGGCGCATCTCGATCGAATCTCCGCTGTCGATGGAGATATTCACGCGTTCCTCCACGTGTCTGACCATGCTCTCGATGTTGCAGCCGACATCGACGCGCGTCGCGCCGCGGGCGACGAGCTTGGCCCTCTCGCCGGCGTACCGCTCGCAATCAAGGACGTTCTCGTCACCAACGACATGCCGTCGACATCGGGAAGCCGCATTCTCGAGGGGTACATGTCGCCGTTTGACGCGACGGCGGTCGAGCGTTCGCGAGCGGCCGGGTTTGTGCCTCTGGGAAAGACGAACATGGACGAATTCGCCATGGGGTCGTCGACAGAGCACTCAGCATATGGGCCGACGCATAACCCCTGGGACCTTGACCGCATTCCGGGAGGGTCCGGAGGAGGCTCCGCCGCAGCCGTCGCCGCATTCGAGGCGCCGCTTGCCCTCGGCAGTGACACGGGCGGATCGATCCGCCAGCCCGCACACGTGACGGGCACCGTCGGCGTCAAGCCGACGTACGGTGCTGTCAGTCGCTACGGCGCCATCGCGCTTGCCTCGTCGCTCGACCAGATCGGCCCGGTGTCGCGCACCGTGCTGGATGCCGGTCTGATGCAGGACGTCATTCAGGGACATGACCCGCGCGACTCCACATCGCTGCCAGACGCGTGGCCATCGATGGCGGATGCCGCGCGGGCTGGTGCTCGCGGCGAGGGAGTCGCGGGACTCAAGATCGGCGTCATCTCCGATCTCATGGGCCCCGGCGTGCAGAGCGGTGTCGCAACGCGCTTTCGCGAAGCGCTCGCCGTGCTCGAGAAGAACGGGGCGGAGATCGTCGAGATCTCGGCTCCGCACTTCGAGTACGCCGTTGCCGCCTACTACCTCATTCTGCCGGCAGAGGCATCGTCGAACCTCGCCCGGTTTGACTCTGTGCGCTTCGGACTTCGCGTCACACCGGACTCCGGGGGAACCGTTGAACACGTCATGGCCGCGAGCCGCGAAGCCGGTTTCGGCCCCGAGGTGAAGCGGCGCATCATTCTGGGAACGTACGCGCTCAGTGCTGGCTACTACGACGCCTACTACGGCAGCGCGCAGAAGGTTCGCACGCTCATTCAGCGGGACTTCGAGAGCGCATTCGCCCAGGTCGATGTTCTTGCGAGCCCGAGCGCGCCGACGACGGCGTTCAAATTCGGAGAAAAGCTCGACGACCCCATGGCGATGTATCTCAACGACGTCACGACGATTCCCGCGAACCTGGCGGGAGTGCCAGGAATCAGCGTTCCCGTCGGGCTTGCTCCAGAAGACGGCTTGCCCGTCGGCATCCAATTCATGGCTCCGGCGAGGGAAGATGCCCGGTTGTACCGAGCTGGCGCATCGCTCGAGGCTCTGCTGGAAGCAGAGTGGGGACACACGCTCATGTCACAGGCTCCGCAGCTGGGAGGAAAGCACTGA